Proteins found in one Mytilus edulis chromosome 2, xbMytEdul2.2, whole genome shotgun sequence genomic segment:
- the LOC139510509 gene encoding barrier-to-autointegration factor-like, with product MATPSAKHATFASRSIKGVGVEDVPGIGDKSTERLSKEEITKAQQLLGHFLILGMDKEKFKNFLQKFGMNEKQQNDAFNALNDWAEQHL from the exons ATGGCGACACCATCAGCAAAACATGCAACTTTTGCAAGTAGATCTATCAAAGGTGTTGGAGTTGAAGATGTACCAGGAATCGGTGACAAATCAACAGAAAGACTCAGTAAAGAGGAAATCACTAAA GCACAACAGCTTTTGGGCCATTTCCTAATACTGGGTATGGACAAAGAAAAGTTCAAAAACTTTCTTCAGAAATTTGGAATGAACGAAAAGCAGCAGAATGATGCATTCAATGCTTTGAATGATTGGGCCGAACAACATCTTTAG
- the LOC139511609 gene encoding deoxyhypusine synthase-like, with protein MENQLPQLVSDAVLVKSGAMPEGSETVKGYDFNNGVNYHQLLESYKRCGFQATNFGKAVEEINKMIDKKMEGIPEEKKEDYYDNPCNRQRSNCTIFLGFTSNMISTGVREMLRYLAEHNMVDCIVTTAGGIEEDFIKCLAPTYLGDFNKYKGGDLRDRGINRIGNLLVPNDNYCKFEDWLMPILDKMLEEQKTEGTHWTPSKVIDRLGKEIDNPESVYYWTHKNNIPVFCPALTDGSLGDMIYFHSYKNPGLIIDLVEDIKRINNQAVYALNTGMIIIGGGVIKHHICNANLMRNGADFSVFINTASEFDGSDSGARPDEAISWGKIKKTATPAKVYGEATLIFPLIMAETFARREKEFKELKAQNEQRP; from the exons ATGGAAAATCAGCTTCCTCAATTAGTGTCAGATGCTGTTTTGGTCAAAAGTGGAGCTATGCCAGAAGGCTCAGAAACTGTGAAAGGTTATGATTTCAACAATGGTGTCAACTATCATCAGTTATTGGAGTCTTATAAGAGATGTGGTTTTCAGGCAACTAATTTTGGTAAAGCTGTagaggaaataaataaaatg ATTGATAAAAAGATGGAAGGAATACCTGAGGAAAAGAAGGAAGACTACTATGACAACCCATGTAACAGACAAAGAAGTAACTGTACTATTTTTCTTGGCTTTACCTCCAATATGATTTCTACTGGTGTCCGTGAGATGCTTAGGTACCTTGCAGAACATAATATG GTTGATTGTATAGTAACAACAGCAGGGGGTATAGAGGAAGATTTTATCAAATGTTTAGCTCCCACTTACCTCGGTGATTTCAACAAGTACAAAGGAGGAGATCTTAGAGACAGGGGTATAAATAGAATTGGCAACTTGTTAGTACCTAATGACAACTACTGTAAATTTGAAGACTGGTTGATGCCAATTTTAGATAAAATGCTGGAGGAACAGAAAACAGAG GGCACTCATTGGACTCCATCTAAGGTAATCGATAGACTAGGGAAAGAGATTGACAATCCAGAATCTGTTTATTACTGGACACACAAG AACAACATTCCAGTTTTTTGTCCAGCTTTAACAGATGGATCTTTAGGTGACATGATTTATTTCCACTCCTACAAAAACCCAGGACTTATTATAGATCTAGTTGAAG ATATAAAAAGAATTAACAACCAAGCAGTTTATGCCTTGAATACAGGAATGATAATAATTGGAGGTGGAGTGATCAAACATCATATATGTAATGCTAATTTAATG AGAAATGGAGCCGATTTTAGTGTATTTATCAACACAGCCTCTGAGTTTGATGGGAGCGATTCTGGGGCTAGGCCAGATGAAGCAATATCCTGGGGAAAGATTAAAAAGACAGCTACACCTGCTAAG GTTTATGGAGAGGCAACATTGATATTTCCCTTGATAATGGCAGAAACATTTGCGAGGAGGGAAAAAGAATTTAAGGAGCTTAAAGCTCAAAATGAACAAAGACCATAG